A genomic window from Streptomyces sp. NBC_01429 includes:
- a CDS encoding TerD family protein, translating into MSMLKGANLPVSAPAVRVELGWSSGPGVPDVDASALLLVSGKVRSDADFVFYNQPEHTSGAVRHEGKQPGGAGFTDTLAVDLARVEPTVERIVLAASADGGTFGRVPELRVRVLDAAAGTEIARYESRDASVETAFVLGELYRRQGQWKFRAVGQGYDSGLAGLATDFGISVDEPAAPPAPAARPAAAPAAPPVPPPSAPAYAPTLPSLSVPPVPASPPPPAPPAAPVRLSKVTLTKEAPSVSLAKQGGTSGSMRVNLSWRSRKQLKGWGAKLGGAFAPQSELDLDLCALYELTDGRKGVVQALGNAFGALDRAPYIHLDGDDRTGGSDSGENLTINLDHKDRLRRLVIFVTIYEGASSFADLDATVTLQPQHGAPIDFSLGECTVPSTVCSLALITNTGSDLVVQREARFLVPERGVSPQRTIDYAYGWGMNWTPGRK; encoded by the coding sequence ATGTCCATGCTTAAAGGAGCGAATCTTCCGGTGTCCGCACCGGCTGTGCGCGTCGAATTGGGATGGAGTTCAGGACCGGGAGTGCCGGATGTCGACGCCTCCGCGCTGCTCCTCGTGTCCGGCAAGGTCCGTTCCGACGCCGACTTCGTCTTCTACAACCAGCCGGAACACACCTCGGGGGCGGTGCGGCACGAGGGGAAACAGCCCGGTGGGGCGGGCTTCACCGACACCCTCGCCGTCGACCTCGCACGCGTGGAGCCCACCGTCGAACGGATCGTCCTGGCCGCCTCGGCGGACGGCGGCACCTTCGGCCGGGTGCCGGAGCTGCGGGTACGGGTGCTGGACGCGGCGGCCGGGACCGAGATCGCGCGGTACGAGAGCCGGGACGCGAGCGTCGAGACGGCGTTCGTCCTCGGCGAGCTGTACCGCCGCCAAGGGCAGTGGAAGTTCCGGGCGGTGGGACAGGGGTACGACAGCGGACTCGCCGGTCTGGCAACGGACTTCGGGATCTCGGTCGACGAGCCGGCCGCGCCGCCCGCGCCCGCCGCGCGGCCGGCCGCCGCGCCCGCCGCTCCGCCCGTACCACCGCCCTCCGCCCCCGCGTACGCGCCCACCCTGCCGTCGCTGTCGGTTCCCCCCGTACCGGCGAGCCCGCCGCCACCGGCCCCACCGGCCGCTCCCGTGCGGCTGAGCAAGGTGACGCTGACCAAGGAGGCTCCGTCCGTCTCCCTGGCGAAACAGGGCGGAACCTCGGGCAGCATGCGCGTCAACCTCAGCTGGCGGTCGCGCAAACAGCTCAAGGGCTGGGGCGCCAAACTCGGCGGAGCCTTCGCCCCGCAGAGCGAACTCGATCTGGACCTGTGCGCCCTCTATGAACTGACCGACGGCCGCAAAGGCGTTGTCCAGGCGCTCGGCAATGCCTTCGGCGCACTCGACAGAGCGCCCTACATCCATCTCGACGGCGACGACCGCACCGGCGGGTCCGACAGCGGTGAGAACCTCACCATCAACCTGGATCACAAGGACCGGCTGCGCCGCCTCGTCATCTTCGTCACCATCTATGAAGGCGCGAGCAGTTTCGCGGATCTCGACGCGACGGTCACTCTTCAGCCGCAGCACGGCGCCCCGATCGACTTCTCGCTCGGGGAATGCACCGTTCCCTCGACGGTCTGCTCGCTGGCGCTGATCACCAATACCGGCTCGGATCTCGTCGTCCAGCGCGAAGCGCGTTTTCTGGTGCCGGAACGCGGCGTGAGCCCGCAGCGCACCATCGATTACGCCTATGGATGGGGCATGAACTGGACACCCGGGAGGAAGTGA
- a CDS encoding MOSC domain-containing protein, with amino-acid sequence MPKSPDAVLHALWVHPVKSMAGHTPGSAAVEPWGLAGDRRWTLIDGTGKVVTQRQQPRLALIGAELRPDGGVRLSGPGLEPLTVAVPRAGGVAGAAGGEDTAVATTVADIFGTKVESVPAAPGTPDVHRRLSRYLGVEVRLVHLDDPARRRPVDPLYGRPGETVSFADGFPLLVTTLASLDALNSLIRQGDHPAEGPLPMDRFRPNLVVAGTEPWAEDGWRRVAVGEVTFRVAKPCGRCVITTTDQRTAERGREPLRTLGRHRRFDGKLVFGQNLVPERTGVVRAGDPVSVLE; translated from the coding sequence ATGCCGAAGTCACCCGACGCCGTTCTGCACGCCTTGTGGGTCCATCCGGTCAAGTCGATGGCCGGACACACGCCCGGCAGCGCCGCCGTGGAGCCCTGGGGACTTGCCGGGGACCGCCGTTGGACGCTGATCGACGGTACGGGGAAGGTGGTCACACAGCGCCAGCAGCCGCGGCTGGCGCTCATCGGGGCCGAGTTGCGGCCGGACGGCGGGGTCCGGCTGTCCGGGCCCGGTCTGGAGCCGCTGACGGTCGCGGTGCCGCGAGCAGGGGGTGTGGCGGGGGCGGCCGGGGGTGAGGACACGGCTGTCGCCACGACGGTGGCGGATATTTTCGGGACGAAGGTCGAATCGGTGCCGGCGGCGCCCGGCACACCCGATGTGCACCGCAGGCTGAGCAGGTACCTCGGGGTGGAGGTCAGGCTCGTGCATCTCGACGACCCGGCCCGGCGCCGGCCCGTCGATCCGCTCTACGGGCGGCCCGGGGAGACGGTCAGTTTCGCGGACGGGTTCCCGCTGCTCGTCACCACGCTCGCGTCCCTCGACGCCCTCAACTCCCTGATCCGGCAAGGAGACCATCCGGCGGAGGGGCCGCTTCCCATGGACCGGTTCCGGCCCAATCTCGTGGTGGCCGGTACGGAGCCCTGGGCGGAGGACGGCTGGCGGCGCGTCGCCGTCGGAGAGGTGACCTTCCGGGTGGCCAAGCCCTGCGGGCGGTGTGTCATCACCACCACGGACCAGCGCACCGCCGAGCGCGGCCGGGAGCCGCTGCGCACCCTGGGCCGCCACCGGCGCTTCGACGGCAAGCTGGTCTTCGGCCAGAACCTGGTCCCCGAGCGCACCGGCGTCGTGCGGGCGGGCGATCCGGTGAGCGTCCTGGAGTGA
- a CDS encoding Rv1733c family protein, which produces MRTIVGLRRWRRNPLCRRTDLVEAWVALAAAALIALAAPAVGLLCGGAIDATLRETVRLQQEQRHRTKAEVVALSKERAPLVYDAESPGQQNLGRRVVATWRAPDGSARTGALASPLRDPHPGDTFGFWTDRRGDEAQAPLTATGARVHAAVGGFGSAALAVVLVECGRRLIVWRLVQRRYERLDRAWAQAGPDWGRTGAGS; this is translated from the coding sequence GTGCGCACCATCGTGGGACTCCGGCGCTGGCGGCGCAACCCCCTGTGCCGCCGCACCGATCTTGTCGAGGCGTGGGTGGCGCTGGCCGCCGCCGCGCTCATCGCGCTGGCCGCACCGGCGGTCGGTCTGCTCTGCGGGGGCGCGATCGACGCCACGCTGCGCGAGACCGTACGGCTCCAGCAGGAACAACGGCACCGTACGAAGGCCGAGGTGGTCGCGCTCTCGAAGGAGCGCGCCCCGCTGGTGTACGACGCCGAGTCGCCCGGACAGCAGAACCTGGGCCGCCGGGTGGTGGCCACCTGGCGCGCGCCGGACGGGTCCGCCCGGACCGGTGCGCTCGCCTCGCCGCTGCGTGATCCGCACCCCGGCGACACCTTCGGCTTCTGGACCGACCGGCGCGGCGACGAGGCACAGGCCCCGCTGACCGCGACCGGCGCGCGGGTGCACGCCGCCGTCGGCGGCTTCGGATCGGCTGCGCTGGCGGTCGTGTTGGTGGAGTGCGGCCGACGGCTGATCGTATGGCGTCTGGTACAACGGCGGTACGAGCGGCTGGACCGGGCGTGGGCGCAGGCCGGTCCCGACTGGGGGCGCACCGGGGCGGGCAGCTGA
- a CDS encoding glutamate racemase — MKIALMDSGIGLLAAARAVRELRPDADLVLSSAPDTMPWGPRTPQDLTGLALAVARAAAEYRPDALIVACNTATVHALPTLRAELEPLLPVIGTVPAIKPAAAGGGPIAIWATPATTGSPYQRGLIRDFAAGVRVTEVPCPGLADAVEHADEAAIDRAVAEAAALTPRDVRTVVLGCTHYELVAERIRTALQRAGLPDPGLLGSAGAVAAQALRRIGEPAADPAADPAERPAPRLTVLLGGAEADLPAAALAYAEGRLLAAVGQPR; from the coding sequence GTGAAGATCGCGCTCATGGACTCCGGTATCGGCCTGCTCGCGGCGGCCCGCGCGGTACGGGAGCTGCGCCCCGACGCGGATCTCGTGCTCTCCTCGGCCCCCGACACCATGCCCTGGGGCCCCCGTACCCCGCAGGACCTCACCGGGCTCGCGCTCGCGGTGGCCCGCGCGGCGGCCGAGTACCGCCCTGACGCGCTGATCGTCGCCTGCAACACCGCCACCGTGCACGCGCTGCCCACGCTCCGCGCCGAGTTGGAGCCGCTGCTGCCCGTCATCGGTACGGTCCCGGCGATCAAGCCCGCCGCCGCCGGGGGCGGGCCCATCGCGATCTGGGCCACCCCGGCCACCACCGGCAGCCCCTACCAGCGCGGGCTGATCCGTGACTTCGCCGCCGGCGTCCGGGTCACCGAGGTGCCCTGCCCCGGTCTCGCGGACGCCGTGGAGCACGCCGACGAGGCCGCGATCGACCGGGCCGTGGCCGAGGCCGCCGCGCTGACGCCGCGTGACGTGCGGACCGTCGTCCTGGGTTGTACGCACTACGAGCTGGTCGCCGAACGTATCCGGACCGCCCTCCAGCGGGCCGGACTGCCGGACCCCGGCCTGCTGGGATCGGCCGGCGCGGTCGCCGCGCAGGCCCTGCGCCGGATCGGGGAGCCGGCCGCCGATCCGGCGGCCGACCCCGCCGAGCGGCCCGCGCCCCGGCTGACGGTGCTCCTCGGCGGAGCGGAGGCCGACCTTCCGGCGGCCGCGCTGGCGTACGCCGAGGGACGGCTGCTGGCCGCCGTGGGACAGCCGCGCTGA
- a CDS encoding DUF6643 family protein yields MTSPRSTYGGGYYSAPSFPDTPIYDSLVAERGTPQIAPIRVPAAYDTNNSYLPALPAALPALPSGPSQSMPSYGGGYQQQQQPAPQPMPLQQAPAPYIPQQGAPRGYQGQPYQQAQQPQQQPQRPMPGTGYEAMRPAAPRPVPAQPAPYDDPYNRPYQSRGY; encoded by the coding sequence ATGACCTCCCCCCGCTCCACCTACGGCGGCGGCTACTACTCCGCGCCGTCCTTCCCGGACACCCCTATCTACGACTCCCTGGTCGCGGAGCGGGGCACGCCTCAGATCGCCCCGATCCGAGTGCCCGCCGCGTACGACACGAACAACAGCTACCTGCCGGCCCTGCCCGCCGCGCTCCCCGCGCTGCCGTCGGGTCCGTCGCAGTCCATGCCGTCGTACGGCGGCGGCTACCAGCAACAGCAGCAGCCGGCGCCGCAGCCCATGCCGCTCCAGCAGGCACCGGCGCCGTACATCCCCCAGCAGGGCGCTCCCCGGGGCTACCAGGGCCAGCCCTACCAGCAGGCGCAGCAGCCCCAGCAGCAGCCGCAGCGCCCGATGCCCGGTACGGGGTACGAGGCGATGCGCCCCGCCGCCCCCCGGCCGGTGCCCGCGCAGCCCGCCCCGTACGACGACCCGTACAACCGGCCCTACCAGAGCCGGGGGTACTGA
- a CDS encoding aldo/keto reductase has translation MASEMINAASAGTWELGDLKVNRIGFGAMRLTASADGTPSDRERATGVLRRALELGVNHIDTAAFYFSPLRSANELINRALSPYREGLVITTKVGPGRDPSGEWVWATPERLRGQVEENLRQLGRDHLDVVNLRLPRSAQDASIAAHFGALSELRDAGLIRHLGISHVRAHHLAEATAIAPVVCVQNAYGIGAPAEERAILRSCGEQGIAYVPFFAIAGAGREAGANGPESAETLAVARAHGVSPARVRLAWTLQQGPHVLAIPGTGDPDHLADNVAAGALRLTADEMALLDGVDPVRDGA, from the coding sequence ATGGCTTCAGAGATGATCAACGCGGCGTCCGCCGGCACCTGGGAACTCGGCGACCTGAAGGTCAACCGGATCGGATTCGGCGCGATGCGTCTGACGGCGAGCGCCGACGGCACCCCGAGCGACCGGGAACGGGCGACCGGAGTCCTGCGCAGGGCACTCGAACTCGGCGTGAACCACATCGACACCGCCGCCTTCTACTTCTCCCCGCTGCGCTCCGCCAACGAGCTGATCAACCGGGCGCTGTCCCCGTACCGGGAAGGGCTGGTCATCACCACGAAGGTCGGCCCCGGCCGCGATCCCTCGGGGGAGTGGGTGTGGGCCACCCCCGAGCGGCTGCGCGGCCAGGTGGAGGAGAATCTGCGTCAGCTCGGCCGCGACCATCTCGACGTGGTGAACCTGCGCCTGCCGCGCAGCGCCCAGGACGCGTCGATCGCCGCGCACTTCGGCGCGCTGTCCGAGCTGCGCGACGCGGGGCTTATCCGGCACCTGGGGATCTCCCACGTCCGCGCCCACCACCTCGCGGAGGCGACGGCCATCGCGCCGGTGGTCTGTGTGCAGAACGCGTACGGGATCGGCGCGCCCGCCGAGGAGCGCGCGATCCTGCGGTCCTGCGGGGAACAGGGCATCGCCTACGTGCCGTTCTTCGCCATCGCGGGGGCCGGGCGCGAGGCCGGGGCGAACGGGCCCGAGAGCGCGGAGACGCTCGCTGTCGCCCGCGCGCACGGCGTGTCTCCGGCGCGGGTCAGGCTGGCGTGGACCCTCCAGCAGGGGCCGCATGTGCTGGCCATCCCGGGCACCGGTGATCCCGATCACCTGGCGGACAACGTGGCTGCCGGCGCGCTGCGCCTCACGGCGGACGAAATGGCGCTCCTGGACGGCGTGGACCCGGTCCGGGACGGCGCGTGA
- a CDS encoding right-handed parallel beta-helix repeat-containing protein — protein MAQGTVQVTHTGTSRWRRRTGEYASLAAALEAASDGDILTVAPGTYRENLVVTRAVTLRGPEGSLGSVRIAPADGVPLTVRASATVQDLHVEGQDATAPALLVEDGTPDLADLRIVTRSAAGIEVRGAARPTVRRCTVDNPAGVGIGVLDGAGGVFEECEIVAAGQAGVSVRGGAHPRLERCRIHHASGSGLSVTGEGSGLEAIGCEVYEIKGTGVQIASRAAAHLTDSSVHRTSADGITLDTDAVLTLSDCDIHDIPENAVDLRSRSVLTLTRSTVRRFGRNGLSVWDPGTRVDANQCEIHDSTGDYPAVWISDGATVVLDSCRVHDVPDALFVLDRGSRADVVDSDISQVRNTAVSVSDGATAQLDDCRIREASTGAWFRDHGSGGTLNSCTIDTVQTGVIVTKGADPTIERCTVTSAAEAGFYVSAEGRGTFHSCRVTGSGGYGFHVMDGCRTTLTRCRTERCARGGYDFAEDGPTAEDCTSDESGVLAPPPLGTSSPASTAPSTLTATQTSPGLLGALPPAPATVTAADSAPVTAARDSEDVLGELDALVGLESVKREVRALTDMIEVGRRRKEAGLKAASVRRHLVFTGNPGTGKTTVARLYGEILHSLKVLERGHLVEVSRVDLVGEHIGSTAIRTQEAFDRARGGVLFIDEAYALSPEDSGRDFGKEAIDTLVKLMEDHRDAVVVIVAGYTAEMERFLTVNPGVASRFSRTITFSDYEPDELLRIVRQQSDEQEYRLGEGTAEALLTYFTALPKGPAFGNGRTARQTFESMVERHAGRVAQLPETSTDDLTLLYADDLPELS, from the coding sequence ATGGCACAGGGCACGGTCCAGGTGACGCACACCGGCACATCCCGTTGGCGCCGCCGCACGGGCGAGTACGCCTCCCTCGCCGCGGCCCTGGAGGCGGCGAGCGACGGCGACATACTCACCGTCGCCCCGGGCACGTACCGGGAGAACCTCGTGGTCACCCGGGCGGTCACGCTGCGCGGCCCGGAGGGTTCGCTCGGCTCCGTCCGTATCGCGCCCGCCGACGGCGTACCCCTGACGGTGCGCGCCTCGGCGACCGTCCAGGACCTGCATGTGGAGGGCCAGGACGCGACGGCCCCCGCGCTGCTGGTGGAGGACGGCACCCCCGACCTGGCGGATCTGCGGATCGTGACCCGCTCCGCCGCGGGCATAGAGGTGCGCGGCGCCGCCCGGCCCACCGTCCGCCGCTGCACGGTCGACAACCCGGCCGGGGTCGGCATCGGGGTGCTGGACGGCGCGGGCGGGGTGTTCGAGGAGTGCGAGATCGTCGCCGCGGGACAGGCCGGTGTCTCCGTGCGCGGCGGCGCGCACCCCCGGCTGGAGCGCTGCCGGATCCACCACGCCTCGGGCTCCGGGCTCTCCGTCACCGGGGAGGGCAGCGGTCTGGAGGCGATCGGCTGCGAGGTGTACGAGATCAAGGGCACCGGTGTACAGATCGCGTCCCGCGCCGCCGCCCATCTCACCGACTCCTCCGTGCACCGCACGTCGGCCGACGGGATAACCCTGGACACCGACGCGGTGCTGACCCTCTCCGACTGCGACATCCACGACATCCCGGAGAACGCGGTCGACCTGCGCTCCCGTTCGGTGCTGACCCTGACCCGTTCCACGGTGCGCCGCTTCGGGCGCAACGGGCTCTCCGTCTGGGACCCGGGCACCCGGGTGGACGCCAACCAGTGCGAGATCCACGACAGTACGGGCGACTACCCGGCCGTCTGGATCAGCGACGGCGCGACCGTCGTGCTCGACTCCTGCCGGGTGCACGACGTGCCCGACGCGCTCTTCGTCCTCGACCGCGGCTCCCGCGCCGATGTGGTCGACAGCGACATCTCCCAGGTGCGCAACACGGCGGTGTCGGTGAGCGACGGCGCGACCGCGCAGCTCGACGACTGCCGGATCAGGGAGGCGTCCACCGGCGCCTGGTTCCGCGACCACGGCAGCGGCGGCACGCTCAACTCCTGCACGATCGACACCGTCCAGACCGGTGTCATCGTCACCAAGGGCGCCGACCCCACCATCGAGCGCTGCACGGTCACCTCGGCCGCCGAGGCCGGCTTCTACGTCTCCGCCGAGGGCCGGGGCACCTTCCACAGCTGCCGGGTGACGGGCAGTGGCGGCTACGGCTTCCATGTGATGGACGGCTGCCGTACGACGCTGACCCGGTGCCGCACCGAGCGGTGCGCGCGCGGTGGGTACGACTTCGCCGAGGACGGGCCGACCGCCGAGGACTGCACCAGCGACGAGAGCGGCGTGCTGGCCCCACCGCCCCTGGGCACGTCCTCCCCGGCCTCCACCGCGCCGTCCACACTGACGGCGACGCAGACCTCTCCGGGGCTCCTCGGCGCGCTCCCGCCGGCCCCCGCCACCGTCACGGCGGCGGACAGCGCGCCCGTGACCGCGGCGCGCGACTCCGAGGACGTCCTCGGCGAACTCGACGCGCTGGTCGGCCTGGAGAGCGTCAAGCGCGAGGTGCGGGCGCTCACCGACATGATCGAGGTGGGCCGGCGCCGCAAGGAGGCGGGCCTCAAGGCGGCCTCGGTCCGCCGCCATCTGGTCTTCACGGGCAACCCCGGCACCGGCAAGACGACCGTGGCCCGGCTGTACGGCGAGATCCTGCACTCCCTGAAGGTGCTGGAGCGCGGCCATCTCGTCGAGGTGTCCCGGGTGGACCTGGTCGGCGAGCACATCGGATCGACGGCGATCCGTACGCAGGAGGCGTTCGACCGGGCGCGCGGCGGGGTGCTGTTCATCGACGAGGCGTACGCCCTGTCCCCCGAGGACTCCGGACGGGACTTCGGCAAGGAGGCCATCGACACCCTGGTGAAGCTGATGGAGGATCACCGGGACGCCGTGGTGGTGATCGTCGCCGGGTACACCGCCGAGATGGAACGCTTCCTGACGGTCAACCCGGGTGTGGCGTCCCGTTTCTCACGGACCATCACCTTCAGCGACTACGAGCCCGACGAGCTGTTGCGGATCGTGCGGCAGCAGTCGGACGAGCAGGAGTACCGGCTGGGCGAGGGGACGGCCGAGGCGCTGCTCACGTACTTCACGGCCCTTCCCAAGGGCCCGGCCTTCGGCAACGGCCGTACCGCGCGCCAGACGTTCGAGTCGATGGTGGAGCGGCACGCGGGCCGGGTGGCCCAGCTGCCGGAGACCAGCACCGACGATCTGACCCTGCTCTACGCGGACGATCTGCCCGAACTCTCCTGA
- a CDS encoding glycosyltransferase codes for MSAIAWIAVISLTAWGWLLLGQGFFWRTDQRLPGRGGHARAEYESLRRPKELGQDDLARQWPSVAVVVPARDEAAVLPESLPSLLSQVYPGEAEIFLVDDGSSDGTGALARELAARYGGLPLTVASPGEPEPGWTGKLWAMRHGIALARAGARAPDFLLLTDADIAHEPDSLRELVVAAESHDLDLVSQMARLRVASAWEKLVVPAFVYFFAQLYPFRWINRPGGRTAAAAGGCVLLRTETAVRVRVPDSFHQAVIDDVSLAKAVRRGGGRIWLGLAERVDSVRPYPGLSDLWRMVSRSAYAQLRHNPLLLVGTVAGLAVIYLAPPVALCAGIFGGDVPAGLLGLVAWAVMTGTYIPILRYYRLSLWQAPVLPLTASLYLLMTVDSAVQHYRGRGAAWKGRTYARPEAAPDR; via the coding sequence ATGAGCGCCATTGCCTGGATCGCCGTGATTTCGCTGACCGCCTGGGGCTGGCTGTTGCTGGGGCAGGGGTTCTTCTGGCGTACGGATCAGCGGCTGCCCGGACGCGGGGGCCACGCGCGGGCGGAGTACGAGAGCCTCAGACGCCCCAAGGAGCTGGGGCAGGACGATCTGGCGCGGCAGTGGCCGTCCGTCGCGGTCGTGGTGCCCGCGCGGGACGAGGCGGCGGTGCTTCCGGAGTCACTGCCGTCCCTTCTCTCCCAGGTCTATCCCGGTGAGGCCGAGATCTTCCTCGTGGACGACGGCAGCTCGGACGGCACGGGCGCGCTCGCCCGTGAACTGGCCGCGCGGTACGGCGGTCTGCCGCTGACGGTGGCGTCGCCCGGCGAACCCGAACCCGGCTGGACCGGCAAGCTGTGGGCGATGCGGCACGGCATCGCGCTGGCCCGCGCCGGTGCCCGCGCCCCCGACTTCCTGCTGCTCACCGACGCGGACATCGCCCATGAGCCGGACAGTCTGCGGGAGCTGGTCGTCGCCGCCGAGTCGCACGATCTGGACCTGGTCTCGCAGATGGCGCGGCTGCGGGTGGCCAGTGCCTGGGAGAAGCTCGTCGTGCCGGCGTTCGTGTACTTCTTCGCGCAGCTGTATCCGTTCCGCTGGATCAACCGTCCGGGAGGCCGGACGGCGGCGGCGGCCGGCGGCTGCGTGCTGCTGCGTACGGAGACGGCGGTACGGGTCCGGGTGCCCGACTCGTTCCACCAGGCCGTCATCGACGACGTGTCGCTGGCCAAGGCGGTGCGGCGGGGCGGTGGCCGGATCTGGCTGGGGCTGGCGGAGCGGGTGGACAGCGTCCGTCCGTACCCGGGGCTGTCCGATCTGTGGCGGATGGTCTCGCGCAGCGCGTACGCGCAGCTCAGGCACAATCCGCTGCTGCTCGTGGGGACGGTGGCGGGGCTCGCGGTGATATATCTGGCGCCGCCGGTCGCGCTCTGCGCGGGGATCTTCGGCGGGGACGTGCCGGCGGGCCTGCTGGGGCTCGTGGCGTGGGCGGTGATGACGGGGACGTACATCCCGATACTGCGCTACTACCGGCTCTCGCTGTGGCAGGCCCCGGTGCTGCCGCTCACGGCGTCGCTCTATCTGCTGATGACGGTCGATTCGGCCGTGCAGCACTACCGGGGGCGCGGCGCGGCCTGGAAGGGCCGCACCTATGCCCGCCCGGAGGCCGCGCCGGACCGCTGA
- a CDS encoding DeoR/GlpR family DNA-binding transcription regulator: MSDNQSLLAEQRRALILDEVRRRGGVRVNELTRRLNVSDMTVRRDLDALSRQGVVEKVHGGAVPVVEASTHEPGFEAKSALELTAKEDIARAAAALVQPGSAIALSGGTTTFALARHLLDVPELTVVTNSTRVADVFHTAQLQMGGAGAVRPGAAMVVLTGGVRTPSDSLVGPVADQAIRSLHFDVLFLGVHGISVEAGLSTPNLGEAETNRHFMRSARRVVVVADHTKWGKVGLSSFAGLDQVDTLVTDAGLPDEAREEITEHLPGLVVAGPGADADAGRS, from the coding sequence GTGAGCGACAACCAGAGCCTCCTCGCGGAGCAGCGCCGCGCCCTGATCCTGGACGAGGTGCGCCGGCGCGGCGGGGTCCGCGTCAACGAGCTGACGCGCAGGCTCAATGTCTCCGACATGACGGTGCGCAGAGACCTGGACGCGCTGTCCCGGCAGGGCGTTGTGGAGAAGGTGCACGGCGGCGCGGTGCCGGTGGTCGAGGCGAGCACGCACGAGCCGGGGTTCGAGGCGAAGTCCGCGCTGGAGCTGACCGCCAAGGAGGACATCGCCCGCGCGGCGGCGGCCCTGGTACAGCCGGGGAGCGCCATCGCGCTGTCCGGCGGGACCACCACGTTCGCGCTGGCACGCCATCTGCTGGATGTCCCCGAGCTGACCGTGGTGACCAACTCGACGCGGGTGGCGGACGTCTTCCACACCGCGCAGCTCCAGATGGGCGGGGCGGGCGCGGTGCGCCCCGGGGCGGCCATGGTGGTGCTGACGGGCGGGGTGCGCACGCCGTCGGACTCGCTGGTCGGTCCGGTGGCCGACCAGGCGATCCGCTCGCTCCACTTCGATGTGCTCTTCCTCGGGGTGCACGGCATCTCGGTGGAGGCCGGTCTGTCCACGCCGAACCTCGGCGAGGCGGAGACGAACCGGCACTTCATGCGGTCGGCCCGCCGGGTGGTGGTCGTCGCGGACCACACCAAGTGGGGCAAGGTGGGGCTGAGCTCCTTCGCCGGGCTCGACCAGGTCGACACACTGGTGACGGACGCGGGACTGCCGGACGAGGCCCGCGAGGAGATCACCGAGCACCTGCCGGGGCTGGTGGTGGCGGGCCCGGGAGCCGACGCGGACGCGGGCCGCTCGTAG
- a CDS encoding SRPBCC family protein: MSVFRIDRTSPLPADEAWRRLTDWPAHANGVPFTRISVVTPGPTRVGTRFVARSGLGPAAFDDPMEVVHWQPPAPGVPGRCRLEKRGRAVTGWAEIRVRHGAADGGGVTRVCWEEDLRVGRLPRLFDPLTARTGRAVFGRAVDRLLRGRPGDRPEAGPDGQSAGGPAGRTDG, translated from the coding sequence GTGAGCGTCTTCCGTATCGACCGTACGAGCCCGCTCCCCGCCGACGAGGCATGGCGGCGGCTCACCGACTGGCCAGCGCACGCGAACGGGGTCCCGTTCACCAGGATCTCCGTCGTGACCCCGGGCCCCACTCGGGTCGGGACGCGCTTCGTCGCCCGCAGCGGGCTCGGCCCGGCCGCGTTCGACGACCCGATGGAGGTCGTCCACTGGCAGCCGCCCGCGCCGGGGGTGCCGGGCCGCTGCCGCCTGGAGAAGCGCGGCAGGGCCGTCACGGGCTGGGCCGAGATCCGGGTACGCCACGGGGCGGCGGACGGCGGGGGCGTCACCCGGGTGTGCTGGGAGGAGGACCTGCGGGTCGGCAGGCTGCCGCGCCTGTTCGATCCGCTGACGGCGCGCACCGGACGGGCGGTGTTCGGGCGCGCCGTCGACCGCCTGCTGCGCGGCCGCCCCGGGGACCGCCCGGAGGCCGGTCCTGACGGGCAGTCAGCAGGCGGCCCGGCAGGCCGTACTGACGGCTGA